GCGAGGGAACGCGCGTCTCGAAGAGCGAAGCCATCCGCTATTTTATTTAAGCGCCATCCAGATAACGCGCGAAAAGGAACTGGGTGTCGCCGTAGCGGCGGGCGTCTTCCTGCTTCAAAGGCAAGGGAACATCGATCACGACGTCCGCGGCTTCTTCAATGACGATCAGCGCGTCCTTCGCCAGCCATCCGCCCTCGATCAACGCCTTCAACGCGGGCGCGCCCAGATCCTTGCCATAGGGCGGATCGAGAAAGGCCAGCGAAAAAATTTCGCCCGCCGGCGCGGCGCCGAGCCTGGTCGCGTCGCGGCGAAAGACGCGCGTGACGCCGCCCAATCCCAGCGCTTCGACATTGGCGCGCAGCAGCGCGCGCGCCTCCGTTCCGTCATCGACGAAAAGCGCGCGCGCGGCGCCGCGCGAAATCGCCTCCAATCCCAACGCGCCCGTGCCGGCGAAGAGGTCGATGACCGCCGCGCCCGAGACCGGATCGTCGAAACGATGCGCGAGAATGTCGAACACGGATTCGCGCAGCCTGTCGGAAGTCGGCCTCACCGCTTGCGAACGCGGAGCCGAAAGCGCGCGCCCGCGCAGCGCGCCGCCGACGATGCGCATCTCTTACTCCCCGCGCGGCCTGCGCGGCCCCTTCGCCGGGCCCTTGCCCGGCCCGCGACCTTTTGGCGGCCCCTTGGGCGGTCCTTTGCGCGGCGGGCCGCTGCGGGCGCTTCGCGCCGGCCCTTCCCTCGGCGGCCGTCCCTCGCCCGAACGCGCGCGCGTCTGGCGCTCGCCGCCGCCGCGCGCAGAGCCGCCTTCGCCGCGCGGCTTGTCGAAATGACGCGGATGGTCGCCGGCCGCGCGGCCGCTGCGACCCGCATTGCGTTCCTGACCCTCGCGCGGCGGTTTTTCAAAGTTGCGATTGCGTTCCTGACGCTCGCC
The nucleotide sequence above comes from Methylocystis parvus OBBP. Encoded proteins:
- the rsmD gene encoding 16S rRNA (guanine(966)-N(2))-methyltransferase RsmD codes for the protein MRIVGGALRGRALSAPRSQAVRPTSDRLRESVFDILAHRFDDPVSGAAVIDLFAGTGALGLEAISRGAARALFVDDGTEARALLRANVEALGLGGVTRVFRRDATRLGAAPAGEIFSLAFLDPPYGKDLGAPALKALIEGGWLAKDALIVIEEAADVVIDVPLPLKQEDARRYGDTQFLFARYLDGA